The Sneathiella limimaris region TGGAGATTTAGCTGAGGAGCTGTGGTATTCTCGACAACCTTCTTTGACTAGGAAGGGCCACCTAGAATAAGCCCGATTGTTGTCGGTCTATTTATGTCCCAAGAAACAAAAATAACCCCAAGTGGAGTTGTTTTCATTGCGAACTCAACTTATAATATGTTTCTAATGTAAATTGGACCTAGTCTGGAACCTTGGGGGAGGGGAAGATGAAACGGATTGTAGTCTTTGCTGACGGCACATGGAATTCACCAGAAGAAGAGGGTGTGACCAATGTCTTGATGATGGCCAGAAGCGTAAAGCCTGTCGCGGATGATGGGAGCAAACAGGTCGTCTTCTATGACTGGGGTGTTGGGACGGATCGCAAGAAGCTGATGGGCGGTGTGTCAGGCGAAGGGATCGACAAAAATATCCAGGATTGCTACCGCTTCATTGTTCATAATTACGATCCGGGGGATGAGCTTTTTTTCTTCGGCTTCAGCCGGGGCGCCTATACGGTTCGCTCTCTGACCGGCTTTATTCGCAATTGCGGACTGCTAAAGCGCGAGCACGCGATCCGAATTCCCGAAGCTTATGCTTTGTACCGTAAGCGCACCAAATCCAGCCATCCAGACGAAGATATGGCCAAGCAATTTCGGGCGGATTATTCTGTCGCAAATAAGACCCCGGTCAAATTTGTGGGGGCGTGGGATACGGTTGGCGCCTTGGGGATCCCGGTTCCTTTCTGGGGAACACTTGGCAAGAAGGAATTCCTGTTTCATGACACCTCTCCAAGCGGCATTATTCGGCACTTGCGGCATGCGATGTCGATCGATGAGGATCGGGAGGATTTCCAGGTCACCCGCTTTGATTTAAAGCCCAACTCCACCATAGACCTCAAAGAGGTGTGGTTCCCTGGCGTTCATTCGGATGTGGGCGGCGGCTATAAGGTACATGGGTTGAGCGATGCGGCCTGCAAGTGGATGAAGGGGGAAGCAGAAAGCTTTGATCTTGAGTTTGAAGATCAAATCAACACCTGGATAGACCCTGATCATGGTTCTAAAATCCATGCCGAGCGCAAAGGTATTTATCTGCTCAGGGACAAGATTACGCGCGATGTCGCTGGGGCAATCCACAAGTCTGCAAAGGACCGATGGGACAATGATGTTGAGGGTTATCAGAAACGCAGCAAGGCCCTCGCCAAATTCCTGAAGGCCCATGGCAATAACTGGGCAAATGTGGAAATTGTCCCCTAGCGGAAGGTCGAACCCTTAATCCTTACCCAACTCAAATGGCGATCCGACGGCGAAGAGTTTGGTGACCTCGCCCGCCTCGTTGGCAAGCGGGCAAACGAGGCCGAGCAGATGCCGTTTGAAGCCTTGGACATGAACGAATTCATAGACATCAAGTGCGGCAAAGCGATGTTCGACCACATCCCGGAACCGAGTTAGGATAGAGGAAACCTGGACCCGCTCGGACATGGTAGAGACCAATTCCTTGGTTTTTAGAACCTGCCAGTCCGAAACTTTTTCACCAAAGATTTTCGCCATAAAATCGGCCCCGCCATCAATGACTTCGAAAAAGCCGATATGCTCGAAGCAGATGGGTGGTATTGCCTCGGGCCTCAAGTCTTTTTCCTTGGGGATTTTGTTGCCATTACACAGTGACAACCAAAACTCATACCCAATTCTAGACGGGCAGTCGGGCATATATTGCAATAGGCTACCGCGCTGATCTCCTTCTGTCAGGTAGCCGTCTTTACACAGTTTGGCTAGTGTCTCAAAACTCGCGTTGTTTGTAGTCACTCGGATTTGTCCTCACATATCTTTGCTCATGCGGTCCCGCCGTTCAGGCTCTCAGCAGCCCGACCGTATTGCCAATTCTTCTTTTTGCAACAGCGTCGCCCCCACTCCCCCTTTTGCGATTATTATAATATAATGAGTATATGATTTGTGAAAGTGTTTTCAGATGTGGATTTCCACAAACACACGTGTGAAGTGGTGAAATCTATTCACATTTTGAGTGTGTATTCATGTTTTAAGATAGGGGAATACCATGAGGATGAGGCGTACCTGCTCAAACCCTGCGATCTAATCCTAACTGGTTGTTTTTAAATTAATTTCATAAAATGTGTGGTTGGTGAAATTTAATTACATCATATTTATTCTTAGAAAAATATTATTTCCCCCTGTTCAAATGGGTTCAAGTTTGTCAGAATTAGGGAACAATAAATTAAGAATACGTTTTATGGGAGGGGCACTCAGGTGCCAAGGGGCGTAATTCTATAAAAAGCAAGAATATGCATCTTGTGGCCTGTGTAGCCAATGGTAGTGTTTGAATAATAATCTAGCGAGCAAAGTCGTGCCCGAGAGCGGGCGCGCGCGGCCCTTATTGAGTGTCCGGGATGTTAGCGTGAATTTTGGCGGCATCATCGCGCTTGACGGGGTTTCCTTTGATATCGAGGCGGGTCATATCGTTGGTCTGATCGGGCCTAACGGGGCTGGTAAAACCACCCTGTTTAACTGCATTAGCCGGCTCTACAACGTCAATGCAGGGGACATCCTTTTAGAGGATCACTCCATCCTGAATGAGCCGGTTCACAATATGTGTTCCCTCGGCGTTGGTCGGACCTTTCAGAACCTGGCCCTTTTTGCCAATCTAACGGTTCTCGACAACATCATGATTGGCGGTCACAGCACCGGAAAAACCGATTACATCAGCAATGCCCTGCATTTGCCCTGGACCCGGCGGGAGGAACGGCGTCTACGGGAGCAGGCGTTGGAGGTTCTTAGCTTTCTGGGGCTTCAAGATACGGCCCAGCAACGGATCAGTGACTTGCCATTTGGGGTGAAGAAGCGGCTGGAAATTGCCCGGGCGCTGCTGAGCAAGCCAAAGCTTTTATTGATGGATGAACCCGCGGGCGGGCTTAATCACAATGAGCTGTCGGATCTGATCGCCACCATTCATAAAATCCGCAACGAGTATGGCGTGACTGTCCTTTTGGTTGAACATCACATGGGCCTTGTCATGGAGGTGTCCGACACGGTGGTTGCCATGAGCCTGGGACGCAAACTGGCGGAAGGACCGCCCAGCGTTATCCAGCAGCATCCAGACGTTATCGAAGCATATCTTGGGACAGGCAAATGAGTAGTTTACTGGAAGTCAAAGGGCTGGAGGCCTCCTATGGGCAATCCAAGGTCCTGAACGGTCTTGATTTTAACCTGGAACAGGGCGGCGTGACCACCATTCTGGGCGCGAACGGGGCCGGCAAAACCACAACATTACGGGCCATCAGCGGCATGGTTTCCTTGAAAGGATCCATCAAGCTTGCGGGTCAGGAACTTGCGGGAACCCGTGCGGCGGATATTACCCGCTGCGGTGTTGCCCATGTGCCGGAAGGGCGGGGGACATTTGTTCGTCTTTCCGCGCAGGAAAATCTGACGCTTGGTGCTTATACCCGCAATGACAAGGCCGGCATCGCCGAGGATATGGAGCGGGTTTACAGCTATTTCCCGATCCTCAAGCAGCGCCGCAATCAGCAGGCCGGAACCTTGAGTGGCGGTGAAGCGCAAATGCTGGCCGTTGGCCGGGCGCTAATGCTGCGGCCACGACTCTTGTTGCTGGATGAGCCGTCTTTCGGTCTTGCCCCGCTGATTGTCGCTGAATTGTTTGAAATCCTGAGACGGATCAACGCGGAGGAAGGGGTCAGCATGTTGCTCGTCGAGCAGAACGCCTCCCTTGCACTTGATCTGGCTGACCATGCCTACTTGCTGGAGACAGGGAGTATCGTCCTTTCCGGCACGGCGGATTCAATTTTGGAAAATGAGACCGTCCGGCGGTCCTACTTGGGATACTAGGAAAAACGCTATGGATCTTTTTTTACAACAAATCCTGACGGGACTGGCTAACGGCTCGATTTATGCCTGTCTGGCGCTGGCTGTGGTGATGATTTACCAGGCCATCGATCACTTCAACTTCGCCCAGGGCGAAATGGCCATGTTCAGCACTTATATCTGCTGGAGCATGATTGCAGTGGGTGTGCCTTACTGGCTCGCCTTTTTCCTGACCATTGTCATTTCCTTTGTTGCCGGTGTCACCATTGAGCGGGTGATATTCAAGCCCCTGCATAACGCACCGGTTCTCAGTCATATTATTGTGTTTATTGGGCTTTTGGCCATCTTCAACAGTATGGCGGGCGCCATTTGGGATCACACCATCAAGACCTTCCCATCTCCTTTCCCTGAAGGCTCTTTCCAGGGGCTCATCGGAATGCATGAGGTGGGCATGTTCTTTGTCACGCTGATTATGTTGCTCTGCATCTTCTGCTTCTTCCGCTATACGCGCATCGGCATGGCCATGCAGGCGGCAGCGGCCAATCCGGATAGTGCCGAACTGGTTGGTATTCGGGTGAGTTGGATGCTGGCACTGGGCTGGGGACTTGCTGCAGCCATTGGTGCGGTTGCGGGGATGATGATTGCCCCGATCGTGTTCCTCGATCCGAACATGATGCTCGGTATCCTGCTTTATGGATTTGCCGCGGCTATTGTGGGCGGTATCTCCAATCCTGGCGGTGCCGTGGCAGGGGGCTTTCTCGTTGGAATTATCGAGAACCTGGCCGGAACCTATCTGCCAGCAATCGGAAGTGAACTGAAACTGACAGTGGCTCTTGTCCTGATCGTCACGGTTCTCCTGTTCAAGCCGAACGGTCTGTTCGGAAAATCAATTGTGACCCGGGTGTAATGTCATGACTACAGATGTAAACGTCAATATGGAAAAACCGGCAGACAAAAGCCTGCTGGAGGGTCGCAAGATTAATGTGAAATGGGTGGCCCTGTTCATTGCCATTGGGTTGGTTGTCCCCTTTGTACTGGATGGCTATACGGTCTTTCAGGCGACTATGGTGGTTATCTATGCCATCGCGATTTTGGGGCTTAATCTGCTCACCGGGTTTAACGGGCAGTTCTCCTTAGGTCATAGTGCCTTTTATGCGATCGGCGCCTACACGGCGGCGGTTCTGGTCAACCATCTGGATTTCCCCGTTTATGTGACCATTCCGCTTGGTGGGGTTGTCTGCTTTGTGGCGGGTTTTCTCTTTGGGCTTCCGGCCCTCAGGCTGGAGGGGCTCTATCTGGCGCTGGCGACATTTGCCCTTGCGGTGGCAGTTCCGCAAATCCTCAAATCCTCCCATCTGGAAGGATTAACCGGTGGGGTGCAGGGAATGGATCTGTTCCGCCCAAGCGTGCCGGAATTCCTGCCGATCAGTATGGATCAGTGGTGGTACCTGATTGCCTTTGGCATCATGCTCCTGTTGTTCTGGGTGGCATGGAACCTGATCAACAGCCGCTCTGGCCGGGCCATGATGGCCATTCGCGATAACCCGATTGCGGCCCGCTCCATGGGTATAAACACGTCCCTTTACAAATCTCTGACCTTCGGTGTGAGTGCCTTTTACACAGGTGTTGCCGGGGCATTGGGGGCGATTATCGTGGAATTTGTCGCACCGGACAGTTTTACGTTCCAGCTCTCGATCCTGCTCTTTATCGGCCTTGTGGTCGGCGGAACAGGAACCATCTGGGGCGCTATCTTTGGCGGAATGTTCATTCTGCTGGTGCCGAACTTTGCCGAACAGATTTCTACCGGACTGTCCTATGCGGTGTTCGGGGTCATACTAATTCTTGTCATTTACGTCATGCCCTCAGGTTTTGCGGGCTTGGTAAATCTGTTGTTGGCGCGCCTTCGAAGATAGAGGCGGGCCCACAATTGCATCAGTGAGGAGAAGCTCACTTTAATCAAGCAGATAACAGGAGGAAAACATGCTAACCGGGAAAAAACTGGCAATGACTCTGATTGCGGCGGCAGGCCTCAGCCTGTCCACACAGTCAGCGTCCGCCGACAAAATGTATGGACCAGGTGTCACCGACACGTCCATTAAAATTGGCAATACCATGCCCTATAGTGGCCCAGCTGCTGCTTATGGCACTATCGGCAAGGCCTCTGCCGCTTATTTCGCCAAAATCAATGCGGAAGGCGGGATCAACGGCCGTAAGATTGAGTTTATCTCACTCGATGATGGTTACAGCCCACCAAAAACCAAGGAACAGACCCGGAAACTGGTCGAGCAGGAAGGTGTTCTGCTGATGTATGAAGGCCTTGGAACCCCAACCAACTCCGCGGTTCATGCGTATCTGAACCACAAAAAGGTGCCTCAGCTCTTTGTCGCGACAGGGGCCACCAAATGGGGTCAGCCAGATAAATTCCCATGGACCATGGGCTGGCAGCCAAGTTACCAGACCGAGGGGAAACTTTTTGCCCGCTACGTGCTGGATAATGTGAAAGACGCCAAGATCGGCATTCTTTATCAGAATGACGACTACGGCAAAGACTATGTGCACGGCATGAAAGACGAGCTGGGTGACATGGCGGATAAACTGATCGTGGCCGAAGAAAGCTACGAGGTAACAGATCCAACCATTAACTCCCAGATCATCAAGCTCAAAGACAGTGGCGCTAACGTGTTCTTTAACGTGGCAACACCAAAATTTGCGGCGCAAGCGATCAAGAAAGTCCGGGAACTGGAATGGTATCCTGTATTCCTGAACAACTCCGTCTCCAACTCAGTGGGTGCGGTTTACAAGCCAGCTGGTCTTGAAAACTCCAAGGATATCATTTCTTTGCAGTATTACATGGATCCAACAGCCCCTGAAACTCAGGAAACCGAAGCCTATAAAAAATGGGCTGCCTGGATGAAGGAATATTACCCAGAAGGCGATATGCTGAACACCTTTAACGTCTACGGGTATTTGAACGCCCAGACACTGGTGCAGGTGCTGAAGCAGGCTGGTGATAACCTGACCCGCGAAAACATCATGAAAGAAGCTGCTAATCTGGATTTTGAAATCGACATGTTCCTGCCGGGCGTGAAGATTAAAACCAGCGCGACAGACTTCTATCCAATTGAAGGCATGATGCCGGTCAAATTTGACGGCCAGCGCCCTGTCCCAATCGGAGAAGTGGTGTCCTTGGACAAGTAATCTGAGAGACCCTTTTTAAGGAGTATCAAGAATGGCGGGGCCCAAAACCCCGCCATTTTTTGTTTGGTTTGGTCAATTTCAGGGGAAGTCGCGTTTAGCGATATCTTGCAAAACGAGAGGTGCCGAACATGCGTCTATGTTCAGCTGGTGTCAGGCCCGTTTTCCGTTTAAAGAGCCGCCGAAAGGAAGGGGTGTCCATATAGCCGACCTGTTCACCAATGTCAGTGATGGAAAGATCCGTTGTCTCCAACAGTTGCCGGGCTTCTTCAATCCGGACTGACTGGATATATTCCATGGGGCTTCTGCCTGTTGCCTTTCGAAACCGGCGGGCAAAGGTGGTGGCAGGCAGTTTGGCATTTTCCACCATCTCGGCGACTGGATTGTCCACGGCATAATGATCAGCGATCCAGATTTGGGCGTTTTCGATAATCTGGTCATCATGGGGCGCGGTCCGGATCATTGAGTGATAAGGGGCTTGCAACTCCCCCCGGTCCGCCATTAACCAGATCTTCGCAGCGCGGGACGATTGTTGCAAACTGCCATAGTTGCTGATCAGGAAAAGGGCCAGTTCCTGCCATCCTGTGCTGCCGCCTGACGTTACAACCCCCTGTTCCGCGGATCGAAAACAGAGGCCCAAATCAAGACGCAGTCGAACCTTTGGATAGAATTTTTTGAACAGGTTTTCAAAAGCCCAATGGGTTGTTGCCTCAAGCCCATCGAGCAGGCCAATTTCGGCAAGATAAACAGCCCCGCTACAGGCTGAAACAACGCGGGTGTTGGTCTGGCTTTTGCTTTTCAGCCACGCAAGGCCTGGATGGTCTTTTGGATCAATCCGCTCATAAGGGGACAGGTTCAGGCCCGGCACAATGATCAGATCACTTTGCGCTGCTGTCTCAAAGGTGACATCTGGTGCAATCATCATTCCGCTCCCGCAGGAGAATGGCTCAGTACTCGGTCCGACCAGTTTCAGGTCAAAGAGCGGGGCCGCAGGCTCCCCACTGACCAGCATTTCCCAATCCTGCCCAGCAGCCTTCAGGGTTTCATATAGCCCGGACACACTGGACGCGCTGGTCTCTGGTGTGGCCATGATCAGGACGGATAGGGGATTTGCCATAAGTCATCACTCAAGTGGTCAATTTGCCCCTATATTAGAAGATCTGCATCTCACGATCAAATCTCCAGTTGCCTATGCTGGGTGAATTCAAGCCCGAACGGAGACCAACCATGCAGACCCTCATGAACACGCTCAAACACTTTTGGAAATCAGAAACAGGCAAATTCCATTTCAGGCCAAGTCGTCTTTACCTTTCCAAATCCAGCAGCTCCCCAAGGATGGGTCGATGCGCGTATCCCGCCAAAGAAACCTATCCGGAATGGGATAATGTTATTCACTTCGGTCAGGATAGCCCCGTTTTCAGGCGTTGAGTGATTGCGACTGGCAAATGGGACGGTCACAATTAATTATTGTTTAAAAATCGAAAATATTTAAACTTTAGGTAGTGGTAAGCGCGTGTGCTATTGGAGAAGGTATGTCCGGAGAGAATTATGATGAGGGCGTTGAACGAGTGCCAATGGCGGGCGCCCGGTTTCAGTCGTCACAGTCTGCTCTCAGAAGACTTCAAGCCTTGCGCCTTCGCGAGAAGGTGATCGGAACCTTGGTCGCGTTATCATTTGTCCTGGTGCTTCTCGTGATTTTTAAATTGATGGCGTGGGGCAAGACTGATGCCTCCAAGGCGTTAAAGGAGGCTGACGAAGCCCTTCGGAAAGGCGCGTATGAGCAGGTTTTAAGTCATGCAGACAATGCGCTTGAATACGAGAATTATGCACCAGAAGCGCATCTTTTTAGCGCCTACGCTTACATATTCCTTGGGCAGTATGAAAAAGCTATACAGGAAACTGATAAGGCAATTGCGTTGACCTCAGATGAGTTACCCGAAGTTCGAGAATATTGGCTTTTGAAGATACTCTTAACCCCAAAAGAAAAGGGCATCGATGTTGCTCTGGATCAATTTGCAGAAGCTGTTTGGGAAAAGGCACCTGAAAAGCCGAGTGGTATAACCTCCGCGCAAATAAAAAAAATGGATGGAGCTCTCAAGGCAGGCCTCCTCAAAATGCTGGATATCAAGGTGTTGGGCGGGTTTTGCCTTAATAAAAAAATTCCGGGGGTGGAGACGCACAAACCCCTGAAACTCCGACTTTGTCTTGGACGGACGCTTTCAAAGCAATTGGCTGATCGTCGCCGTAACTTGTAGTTGGCATTATCAAATTCTTTCCCCCTAATTCTGACTGTGCTAATATAAGGCTGTGCAACTTCGCCTATCCAGATGGGGTTAGCGGATGAAACTCTTGGCTCCACTTAACTTGATGACAATTACCCGCGTGCAGGCGCTGGCAGTCGTTTTGATTGTCTATCTTCTGCTATTGGCCGCGGCGTCCATTGTTGCCGCGGAGGGCAAGGGCCGACAGTATACGGTTGGGGTTGCCTATATCCTGACCCGGCCGGATGCCCAGCTTTGTGGAACGTTTAAAGATGCGAGCGGGCAGGAGAGGCCTGAGCTATCCCGGATTGTCCGGCGCAAGGACACCTTGATCACCGAGTTTGCCGATGGCCGGAAAATTCGCGGGCCCATCTCGCTTAAAAGCTCGCGGCGGACCTGCTGCACGAACGGTGTTTGTGCCTATCCCAAACCCAATGTATTCGTCGAATGAGCGTGATCTAATCTTATGGATGTTTGATCTTAGGTGCTTCTCTTTCCTTCCTAAGCAGTTTAGTATGACTGCCGAATAAACAAGCAAGAACCAAAAAAGGAAGGTAACATGTTTAGTCATATTATGCTGGGGGCGGATGATCTGGAAAAGGCCAAGGCTTTTTACGATGCCACTCTGGGCGCACTTGGCATTAAGCCAGGCGTCGTAGACCCGAAAGGTCGCGTTTTTTACTTCACCAAAGAAGGTACCTTTGCCTTGACCAAACCACTTGATGGCAAAGCAGCCTCTTGCGGGAATGGCAGCACCATCGGCTTTGCAGCAGCCTCGCCAGATGCGGCAGACAAATGGCACGAAGCTGGCCTCGCCAACGGCGGGACAACTTGCGAAGATCCTCCAGGTGTTCGCGAAGGTGCGAAAGGCGATCTTTATCTCGCCTACCTCCGTGATCCTTCTGGCAACAAAATCTGCGCCCTGCACCGCATGTAAGGCTCAAGATTTTAAGCACAGTGTCAAAGGCCCTTCGGGGCCTTTGGTTTTTTAAAGGGCACACCTTACCCGCTTTCCTTAACCCTCTCTTATCCATTGCGCGCTAAAATGCAAAGAATGATCGATTTATGCGTCGATCAGATTATGTTCCGAGTTCAAGAGCGATACAGGTTATGGCCTCTACTTCCACACATTTTTCCCTTCTTCAACCGGAAACGGGTGAGCAGGCCTCTATCTTGCAGGACGCGATGGAAAACATGGCCCACGGCTTTGCTGTTTGGGATCGGGATTTAAATATTCTGCTCTATAGCCGCCGGTTCCTGGAATTTTGGGATATTGATGAAGATTTTGTCGCGGCCCATCCTAATTTGCGGGATATCCTGCGGGTTGTCCTGATGGAGAATGGCGTGACAGCCGAGGATGTAGATGCTGTGATTGCGGAGCGAACCCGGCTTGTAGAAGAAGGTCAAACCGAGTTTACCAGTTTCATCAATCTTGCCAGTGGCCGGGTGATCGAGAATTTCGTTCGTTTCACACCAGCGGGACGCTGGGTCATCACTTACACGGATATTACGGAACGGCGAAAAGCTGAATTGGAGCTGCAGGCAGCGGCGACTACCGACGCACTTACGGGGCTGGCCAACAGAAGCGCCTTTTATGAACGGTCGCTGCAGATGCTGTCCCTTTCCGCGCATAAACGCCGGGGCCTGCCGGTGTTGATGATGGATATTGATTATTTCAAGCAGGTTAATGACGATTTTGGCCACGATGCAGGGGATAAGCTACTTGTCTTGGTGGCGGAGACTTTGGGGGCCAGTATTCGCCCTTATGATATCGTTGCCCGTCTTGGCGGTGAAGAGTTTGCGGCTGTATTGTCTGATACAGATCCTGATGCCGCCTATCGTGTCGCAGAGCGGATCCGAAAAGCGGTTGCAACCCTGCAACTCAGCGATCAGCCTGATCTCAGGATCAGCATGAGTATCGGGATTGCTTTTACAAAAGCAGATGCCACGGATATTGATGAAGCCTTGAAGGTCGCCGATACCCAGCTTTACCTTGCTAAGGAAAAAGGCCGCAACCGGGTAGAGATGGTCAGCAAAAACCGATAAGCCCGTTTTCAGAAGGGAAGCTGATAGTCGGCTGGCAGTCCGATATATTCCAGGGATTGTTTGGGGTCTTCGAAAATACCAATCTCAATCATCGCCTGATCGATGGTCGCGGAGGTCATTCGGGAAGTTCCAAACATCAGCTTGGAGGAGACCAGTTGGGCAATTTTGAACTGGCCCCGCCGGTCATTATGCTTGGCCATAAATTCTGCAATTTCCCGAGTGTCATCACTGCTGAGATTTATGATTTTACAGTCCCGGAAATCCACATGAACCGGAATGCCGGGCCAGATATCTGGCAATGCGTTAATCTCTTTTGACGCGCCGATAATGATGTCCTTGTTCAGGACTTCGCCATATTTAACGAAGAAGGCGCCTGCCTCTCGATCAAAATAAAACTGATGGCCCATCCTTACCCATTCATTTCATTCGATTACGGATCACACCCATAATTATTTTTGGTGTCCTAGGGAGTAACCTTTTGACGATGGTGGTAAAAAGTCATTTAAAATCAACCATTTCAGACTCTTGTGCCGGTATCCCTAATATACAGGAAATGGGAAAACCGGACATCAAAAAA contains the following coding sequences:
- a CDS encoding GlxA family transcriptional regulator, with amino-acid sequence MANPLSVLIMATPETSASSVSGLYETLKAAGQDWEMLVSGEPAAPLFDLKLVGPSTEPFSCGSGMMIAPDVTFETAAQSDLIIVPGLNLSPYERIDPKDHPGLAWLKSKSQTNTRVVSACSGAVYLAEIGLLDGLEATTHWAFENLFKKFYPKVRLRLDLGLCFRSAEQGVVTSGGSTGWQELALFLISNYGSLQQSSRAAKIWLMADRGELQAPYHSMIRTAPHDDQIIENAQIWIADHYAVDNPVAEMVENAKLPATTFARRFRKATGRSPMEYIQSVRIEEARQLLETTDLSITDIGEQVGYMDTPSFRRLFKRKTGLTPAEHRRMFGTSRFARYR
- a CDS encoding branched-chain amino acid ABC transporter permease, producing the protein MTTDVNVNMEKPADKSLLEGRKINVKWVALFIAIGLVVPFVLDGYTVFQATMVVIYAIAILGLNLLTGFNGQFSLGHSAFYAIGAYTAAVLVNHLDFPVYVTIPLGGVVCFVAGFLFGLPALRLEGLYLALATFALAVAVPQILKSSHLEGLTGGVQGMDLFRPSVPEFLPISMDQWWYLIAFGIMLLLFWVAWNLINSRSGRAMMAIRDNPIAARSMGINTSLYKSLTFGVSAFYTGVAGALGAIIVEFVAPDSFTFQLSILLFIGLVVGGTGTIWGAIFGGMFILLVPNFAEQISTGLSYAVFGVILILVIYVMPSGFAGLVNLLLARLRR
- a CDS encoding GGDEF domain-containing protein, producing MASTSTHFSLLQPETGEQASILQDAMENMAHGFAVWDRDLNILLYSRRFLEFWDIDEDFVAAHPNLRDILRVVLMENGVTAEDVDAVIAERTRLVEEGQTEFTSFINLASGRVIENFVRFTPAGRWVITYTDITERRKAELELQAAATTDALTGLANRSAFYERSLQMLSLSAHKRRGLPVLMMDIDYFKQVNDDFGHDAGDKLLVLVAETLGASIRPYDIVARLGGEEFAAVLSDTDPDAAYRVAERIRKAVATLQLSDQPDLRISMSIGIAFTKADATDIDEALKVADTQLYLAKEKGRNRVEMVSKNR
- a CDS encoding tetratricopeptide repeat protein; protein product: MSGENYDEGVERVPMAGARFQSSQSALRRLQALRLREKVIGTLVALSFVLVLLVIFKLMAWGKTDASKALKEADEALRKGAYEQVLSHADNALEYENYAPEAHLFSAYAYIFLGQYEKAIQETDKAIALTSDELPEVREYWLLKILLTPKEKGIDVALDQFAEAVWEKAPEKPSGITSAQIKKMDGALKAGLLKMLDIKVLGGFCLNKKIPGVETHKPLKLRLCLGRTLSKQLADRRRNL
- a CDS encoding ABC transporter ATP-binding protein, which translates into the protein MSSLLEVKGLEASYGQSKVLNGLDFNLEQGGVTTILGANGAGKTTTLRAISGMVSLKGSIKLAGQELAGTRAADITRCGVAHVPEGRGTFVRLSAQENLTLGAYTRNDKAGIAEDMERVYSYFPILKQRRNQQAGTLSGGEAQMLAVGRALMLRPRLLLLDEPSFGLAPLIVAELFEILRRINAEEGVSMLLVEQNASLALDLADHAYLLETGSIVLSGTADSILENETVRRSYLGY
- a CDS encoding DUF2235 domain-containing protein — protein: MKRIVVFADGTWNSPEEEGVTNVLMMARSVKPVADDGSKQVVFYDWGVGTDRKKLMGGVSGEGIDKNIQDCYRFIVHNYDPGDELFFFGFSRGAYTVRSLTGFIRNCGLLKREHAIRIPEAYALYRKRTKSSHPDEDMAKQFRADYSVANKTPVKFVGAWDTVGALGIPVPFWGTLGKKEFLFHDTSPSGIIRHLRHAMSIDEDREDFQVTRFDLKPNSTIDLKEVWFPGVHSDVGGGYKVHGLSDAACKWMKGEAESFDLEFEDQINTWIDPDHGSKIHAERKGIYLLRDKITRDVAGAIHKSAKDRWDNDVEGYQKRSKALAKFLKAHGNNWANVEIVP
- a CDS encoding VOC family protein, with protein sequence MFSHIMLGADDLEKAKAFYDATLGALGIKPGVVDPKGRVFYFTKEGTFALTKPLDGKAASCGNGSTIGFAAASPDAADKWHEAGLANGGTTCEDPPGVREGAKGDLYLAYLRDPSGNKICALHRM
- a CDS encoding branched-chain amino acid ABC transporter permease; the protein is MDLFLQQILTGLANGSIYACLALAVVMIYQAIDHFNFAQGEMAMFSTYICWSMIAVGVPYWLAFFLTIVISFVAGVTIERVIFKPLHNAPVLSHIIVFIGLLAIFNSMAGAIWDHTIKTFPSPFPEGSFQGLIGMHEVGMFFVTLIMLLCIFCFFRYTRIGMAMQAAAANPDSAELVGIRVSWMLALGWGLAAAIGAVAGMMIAPIVFLDPNMMLGILLYGFAAAIVGGISNPGGAVAGGFLVGIIENLAGTYLPAIGSELKLTVALVLIVTVLLFKPNGLFGKSIVTRV
- a CDS encoding ABC transporter substrate-binding protein is translated as MLTGKKLAMTLIAAAGLSLSTQSASADKMYGPGVTDTSIKIGNTMPYSGPAAAYGTIGKASAAYFAKINAEGGINGRKIEFISLDDGYSPPKTKEQTRKLVEQEGVLLMYEGLGTPTNSAVHAYLNHKKVPQLFVATGATKWGQPDKFPWTMGWQPSYQTEGKLFARYVLDNVKDAKIGILYQNDDYGKDYVHGMKDELGDMADKLIVAEESYEVTDPTINSQIIKLKDSGANVFFNVATPKFAAQAIKKVRELEWYPVFLNNSVSNSVGAVYKPAGLENSKDIISLQYYMDPTAPETQETEAYKKWAAWMKEYYPEGDMLNTFNVYGYLNAQTLVQVLKQAGDNLTRENIMKEAANLDFEIDMFLPGVKIKTSATDFYPIEGMMPVKFDGQRPVPIGEVVSLDK
- a CDS encoding ABC transporter ATP-binding protein, with the protein product MPESGRARPLLSVRDVSVNFGGIIALDGVSFDIEAGHIVGLIGPNGAGKTTLFNCISRLYNVNAGDILLEDHSILNEPVHNMCSLGVGRTFQNLALFANLTVLDNIMIGGHSTGKTDYISNALHLPWTRREERRLREQALEVLSFLGLQDTAQQRISDLPFGVKKRLEIARALLSKPKLLLMDEPAGGLNHNELSDLIATIHKIRNEYGVTVLLVEHHMGLVMEVSDTVVAMSLGRKLAEGPPSVIQQHPDVIEAYLGTGK